One Nonomuraea angiospora DNA segment encodes these proteins:
- the fdhF gene encoding formate dehydrogenase subunit alpha: MRVTVEGAVVDLPEEVSVLRAVRSAGRDLPALCHDDRLTPVGSCRACLVRLDGRVVAACVTPAVDGAQVSVEEEDLRRLRHDAVELIVSALPPQALEGDGELARVCRALGIGPEAAQGGADRGRDHSHPFVQLDRDLCIACGRCVRMCAEVQGTFALTLVGRGSETVVAPGTGGPWAESDCVACGGCVDTCPTGALTEPGLPLGTQVAALTRTRTTCGYCGVGCALDVLTRDGEVAAVRPAKDGPVNRGHACVKGRFAHGFLRSPERITRPLLRRRSGLEPVSWDEALDHIARGLRAAVAEAGPDAVAAITSARATNEENYLIQKFMRVVIGTNSVDNCSRLCHSPSAAGLTAAFGLSGGTDALEDVERADCLLVVGANPVEAHPVVGARLLQRVLRGTRLVVADPRAVGLATYADVHLRPRPGTNVALFNGLANVLLAQGLVDEEFLRHRARGLPELTAILAGYPPDRVAEVTGVPAADLVAAARLYGLAKRPAIVYGLGVTEHLHGTDGVRTLANLAILRGAVGTGHGFGVNPLRGQNNVQGASDMGALPDLLPGYARVTDRVARERAEQVWGTRLPDHDGLRIPQMFAAARTGALRALWIVGEDVCATDPDTNQVVEALRSCPLVISQELFLSETARHADVVLPAASWLEKDGTFVNFDRRFQRVRPALAPPGQARTDFAIVHAIAAAYGADLGCPTPAEALAECGRVAPMFAGISHRRLDREGAIPWPCPDPEHPGEAKLYLDRFATPDGLAHLAARPYLPPGESPDDDYPLVLITGRRWAHYNSGNMTRRSGTLELDPSDHIDLHPADAARHAVRDGDTVLVESRHGQATFPARITEEVTPGQLFCTFHFSSSGANALTSDHADTVTSCPEYKVTAVRLRGIPGGCTAATGQ; the protein is encoded by the coding sequence ATGAGGGTCACGGTGGAGGGCGCCGTCGTCGATCTCCCGGAGGAGGTCTCGGTGCTGCGGGCGGTGCGGTCGGCGGGCCGTGATCTTCCCGCGCTCTGCCATGACGACCGGCTGACGCCCGTGGGCTCCTGCCGGGCCTGCCTGGTACGGCTCGACGGGCGAGTCGTGGCGGCCTGCGTGACGCCCGCGGTGGACGGCGCCCAGGTGAGCGTCGAGGAAGAGGACCTGCGCCGGTTGCGCCATGACGCCGTGGAGCTGATCGTCTCGGCGCTTCCGCCCCAGGCGCTGGAGGGGGATGGCGAGCTGGCCCGGGTGTGCCGGGCCCTGGGCATCGGACCGGAAGCCGCTCAAGGCGGTGCCGATCGGGGCCGGGACCACTCTCATCCGTTCGTCCAGCTCGACCGGGATCTGTGCATCGCCTGTGGCCGCTGCGTGCGGATGTGCGCCGAGGTCCAGGGCACGTTCGCGCTGACGCTGGTGGGGCGCGGCTCGGAGACGGTGGTCGCGCCCGGCACCGGTGGCCCCTGGGCGGAATCGGACTGCGTCGCGTGCGGTGGCTGCGTGGACACGTGCCCCACCGGCGCTCTCACCGAGCCGGGGTTGCCGCTCGGGACTCAGGTGGCCGCGCTCACCCGTACGCGTACCACCTGTGGATACTGCGGCGTCGGCTGCGCACTCGACGTTCTGACCCGCGACGGCGAGGTCGCCGCGGTGCGCCCGGCCAAGGACGGCCCGGTCAACCGGGGGCACGCGTGTGTGAAGGGCCGCTTCGCCCACGGGTTCCTGCGCTCTCCCGAGCGGATCACCCGGCCGCTGCTGCGCCGCCGTTCCGGGCTGGAGCCGGTGAGCTGGGACGAGGCGCTCGACCACATCGCCCGCGGGCTGCGGGCCGCGGTGGCCGAGGCGGGCCCCGACGCGGTGGCGGCGATCACCTCGGCCCGGGCCACCAACGAGGAGAACTACCTGATCCAGAAGTTCATGCGCGTCGTCATCGGCACCAACAGCGTCGACAACTGCTCGCGGCTGTGCCATTCCCCGTCCGCCGCCGGGCTGACGGCCGCGTTCGGCCTGTCCGGCGGCACCGACGCCTTGGAGGACGTGGAGCGCGCCGACTGCCTGCTCGTGGTGGGCGCGAACCCCGTCGAGGCGCACCCGGTCGTCGGGGCGCGGCTGCTGCAGCGGGTGCTGCGCGGCACGCGCCTGGTCGTCGCCGACCCGCGGGCCGTCGGGCTCGCGACCTACGCCGACGTGCACCTGCGGCCCCGCCCGGGGACCAACGTCGCCTTGTTCAACGGCCTGGCCAACGTGCTGCTCGCGCAGGGCCTGGTGGACGAGGAATTCCTGCGGCACCGCGCCAGGGGGTTGCCGGAGCTGACCGCGATCCTGGCCGGCTACCCGCCCGATCGGGTGGCCGAGGTCACCGGCGTGCCCGCGGCGGATCTGGTCGCGGCGGCACGCCTGTACGGGCTGGCCAAGCGGCCGGCCATCGTCTACGGGCTCGGCGTGACCGAGCACCTGCACGGCACCGACGGCGTGCGCACCCTGGCGAACCTGGCGATCCTGCGCGGCGCGGTCGGCACCGGCCACGGGTTCGGCGTGAACCCCCTCAGAGGGCAGAACAACGTCCAGGGCGCCTCCGACATGGGCGCCCTGCCCGACCTGCTCCCCGGCTACGCAAGGGTCACCGACCGCGTCGCGCGCGAGCGGGCCGAGCAGGTGTGGGGCACCCGGCTGCCGGACCACGACGGCCTGCGCATCCCGCAGATGTTCGCGGCGGCACGCACAGGGGCCCTGCGGGCCCTGTGGATCGTCGGGGAGGACGTGTGCGCCACCGACCCCGACACCAACCAGGTCGTCGAGGCCCTGAGGTCCTGCCCGCTGGTCATCAGCCAGGAGCTGTTCCTGTCCGAGACCGCTCGCCACGCCGACGTGGTCCTGCCCGCCGCGTCCTGGCTGGAGAAGGACGGCACCTTCGTCAACTTCGACCGGCGTTTCCAGCGCGTGCGGCCCGCTCTCGCCCCGCCCGGTCAGGCCCGTACGGACTTCGCCATCGTGCACGCGATCGCCGCCGCCTACGGCGCCGACCTGGGCTGCCCGACCCCCGCCGAGGCGCTGGCCGAATGCGGCCGGGTGGCGCCGATGTTCGCCGGGATCTCCCACCGGCGGCTGGATCGCGAAGGCGCCATCCCCTGGCCGTGCCCCGATCCCGAACATCCCGGAGAGGCCAAGCTCTACCTGGACCGATTCGCCACTCCGGACGGGCTCGCGCACCTGGCCGCCCGCCCCTACCTGCCGCCCGGCGAAAGCCCCGACGACGACTACCCCCTGGTCCTGATCACGGGCCGCCGGTGGGCGCACTACAACTCCGGCAACATGACCCGGCGCTCCGGCACCCTCGAACTCGACCCTTCGGATCACATTGACCTGCATCCCGCCGACGCCGCCCGGCACGCCGTCCGCGACGGCGACACAGTGCTGGTCGAAAGCCGGCACGGGCAGGCCACGTTCCCGGCACGGATCACCGAGGAGGTCACGCCGGGCCAGCTCTTCTGCACCTTCCACTTCTCCTCCAGCGGGGCGAACGCCCTCACCTCCGACCATGCCGACACCGTGACCTCATGCCCGGAGTACAAGGTCACCGCCGTGCGCCTGCGCGGCATCCCGGGTGGCTGTACCGCGGCGACCGGGCAGTGA
- a CDS encoding universal stress protein — MTPCPWKGPEDMDHIVLGYDGSDFAMQALDWALDEAELRKLPLTLAHAWQWPYGDAEEEAKAHLRKAADHVLWHGAECARSTSSGVQVETDLYEGSAAQRLVELSGDATLVVVGSRGLSALPRAVVGSVAGYVAAHAERPVIVVRGPGPLPAPTDPGPIVVADREPDASVVEFAFGEAALRQVPVSASADLTEWAASHPEVRVQAGEAPDHATLMVVGRRRAAWFGAADSLLQHAPCPVAVVSER, encoded by the coding sequence ATGACTCCCTGCCCGTGGAAGGGGCCCGAGGACATGGACCACATCGTGCTCGGCTACGACGGCTCGGACTTCGCGATGCAGGCCCTGGATTGGGCGCTGGACGAGGCCGAGCTGCGCAAGCTGCCGCTGACGCTCGCCCACGCCTGGCAGTGGCCGTACGGCGACGCGGAGGAGGAGGCCAAGGCCCACCTGCGTAAGGCGGCCGATCACGTGTTGTGGCACGGCGCCGAGTGCGCCCGCTCGACCAGTTCGGGCGTGCAGGTCGAGACCGACCTGTACGAAGGCTCGGCGGCCCAGCGCCTGGTCGAGCTTTCCGGCGATGCCACGCTCGTCGTGGTGGGCTCCCGCGGGCTGAGCGCGCTTCCCAGGGCCGTCGTCGGCTCGGTGGCCGGATATGTCGCCGCTCATGCCGAGCGCCCCGTGATCGTGGTACGCGGCCCGGGTCCCCTCCCCGCGCCGACGGATCCAGGACCGATCGTCGTGGCCGACAGGGAGCCGGATGCCTCCGTCGTGGAATTCGCGTTCGGGGAGGCCGCCCTGCGTCAGGTGCCGGTGTCCGCCTCGGCGGACCTGACCGAGTGGGCGGCGAGCCACCCGGAAGTCCGCGTCCAGGCCGGTGAGGCTCCCGATCACGCGACGCTCATGGTCGTCGGGCGCAGGCGCGCCGCCTGGTTCGGCGCGGCGGACTCACTCCTCCAGCACGCTCCATGCCCTGTGGCGGTGGTGTCCGAAAGGTGA
- a CDS encoding GNAT family N-acetyltransferase: MPDEGYDVLLRDGGIAHVRPLRPADREGLHELVDRSSERSAYLRFFTGGRNTAHAYIDRITGDGYDGRARVAGLHGRLVAIAEYIPMEAGRADLGILLDDAVHGHGLGTLLLEHLAVDAAEHGIRELVADVLAENRPMIQVLRDLGLKVEQSFEGGTLHVSVAAEPTPRLMAAIEARDHEAERASLARVLAPRSVAVIGASRDEHAIGHQVLRNLIDGGFCGPIHPVNPNASEIAGLACHPKVPDGVDLAVVAVPARQVLDVARDCAAAGVAGLVVLTSGFAEAGQRAAESELLRVCRTAGMRLIGPNCLGVVNTGAWLNASFLPHRPVRGCVALMSQSGAVGAALLDRLDVSSFVSVGNKADVSSNDLLEYWEDDDDTCVIALYLESFGNPRKFARIARRVGKRKPVLLVKSGRGEAGGRAVRSHTAAAATPDVAVDALTRAAGVIRLDSVHELIDVAKLLAAQPLPTGRRVAIVGNSGGPQAMAADSCEAHGLVVPELPPGLLEARAAAALGNPLDLTADATAAEIGAAVEVLAASSAVDAVLVVYTPPFGDGLDATRQAIADATKTAAKTVLTCVVGHDGLIDGRVPSYAFPEQAVQALAHVVRYAEWRGRPVEPVPVPPPADEKTAREIVQAELAAHPDGGWLSPADAARLLGCYGVTPVESVDADSPEAAAGAASRVGLPVVLKATGPVHKSEVGGVRLNLQTLDEVRQAYHDMLARIGADMTGAIVQHMLYGGVEIIVGGLNYPVFGPLVMVGMGGVLADLLADRAFRVPPVVDAIAMINELRCAPLLHGYRGSPPVDVTALADQVVRISRLLEDLPQVAELDLNPVIVTTEGTATVDARIRVAPCEKPPSQLLRRMR; the protein is encoded by the coding sequence ATGCCTGATGAGGGATACGACGTGCTGCTGCGCGACGGTGGCATCGCTCATGTACGCCCGCTGCGCCCCGCCGACCGGGAGGGCCTGCACGAGCTGGTGGACCGCTCGTCCGAGCGCTCGGCCTACCTGAGGTTCTTCACCGGCGGCCGCAACACCGCCCACGCCTACATCGATCGCATCACCGGTGACGGCTACGACGGCCGCGCGCGGGTGGCCGGCCTGCACGGCCGGCTGGTCGCGATAGCCGAGTACATCCCCATGGAGGCCGGCCGCGCCGACCTGGGCATCCTTCTCGACGACGCCGTGCACGGGCACGGCCTCGGCACGCTGCTGCTGGAGCACCTCGCCGTGGACGCCGCCGAGCATGGCATCCGCGAGCTGGTGGCCGACGTGCTGGCCGAGAACCGGCCGATGATCCAGGTGCTGCGCGACCTGGGCCTGAAGGTGGAGCAGTCCTTCGAGGGCGGCACGCTGCACGTCAGCGTCGCCGCCGAGCCCACCCCCAGGCTGATGGCGGCCATCGAGGCCCGCGACCACGAGGCGGAGAGGGCTTCGCTGGCGCGGGTGCTGGCGCCCCGTTCGGTGGCGGTGATCGGTGCGAGCCGCGACGAGCACGCCATCGGGCACCAGGTGCTGCGCAACCTCATTGACGGCGGCTTCTGCGGGCCGATCCATCCCGTCAATCCGAACGCGAGCGAGATCGCCGGACTGGCCTGCCACCCCAAGGTGCCCGACGGTGTGGACCTGGCGGTCGTGGCGGTGCCCGCCCGGCAGGTGCTGGACGTGGCGCGTGACTGCGCGGCGGCCGGAGTGGCCGGGCTGGTGGTGCTGACGTCGGGGTTCGCCGAGGCCGGGCAGCGCGCGGCCGAGTCGGAGCTGCTGCGGGTGTGCCGTACGGCCGGGATGCGGCTGATCGGCCCGAACTGCCTGGGCGTGGTCAACACCGGAGCCTGGCTGAATGCCAGCTTCCTGCCGCACCGGCCGGTCCGTGGGTGCGTGGCGTTGATGTCGCAGTCCGGCGCCGTGGGCGCGGCGCTGCTGGACCGGCTGGACGTGTCGTCGTTCGTGTCGGTCGGCAACAAGGCCGACGTCAGCAGCAACGACCTGCTGGAGTACTGGGAGGACGACGACGACACCTGCGTGATCGCGCTGTATCTGGAGTCGTTCGGCAACCCGCGCAAGTTCGCCCGTATCGCCCGCCGGGTCGGCAAGCGCAAGCCGGTGCTGCTGGTCAAGAGCGGCCGCGGCGAGGCCGGCGGCCGGGCGGTGCGCTCGCACACCGCCGCCGCGGCCACTCCGGACGTGGCGGTGGACGCGCTCACCCGGGCCGCCGGCGTGATCCGGCTCGACAGCGTGCACGAGCTGATCGACGTCGCCAAGCTGCTGGCCGCTCAACCTCTGCCGACCGGTCGCCGCGTGGCCATCGTGGGCAATTCGGGTGGGCCGCAGGCGATGGCCGCCGACTCCTGCGAGGCCCACGGCCTGGTCGTTCCCGAGCTGCCGCCCGGGCTGTTGGAGGCTCGTGCGGCGGCCGCGCTGGGCAATCCGCTGGACTTGACCGCCGACGCCACCGCCGCCGAGATCGGCGCCGCCGTCGAGGTCCTTGCCGCCTCGTCCGCCGTCGACGCGGTCCTCGTCGTTTACACCCCGCCGTTCGGCGACGGCCTGGACGCGACCCGTCAGGCCATCGCGGACGCCACCAAGACGGCGGCCAAGACCGTGCTGACCTGCGTCGTCGGCCACGACGGCCTGATCGACGGCCGCGTACCGAGCTACGCCTTCCCCGAGCAGGCCGTCCAGGCGCTGGCCCACGTCGTGCGCTACGCCGAATGGCGCGGCCGCCCCGTCGAACCCGTCCCGGTGCCTCCGCCGGCAGACGAGAAGACCGCCAGGGAGATCGTCCAGGCGGAGTTGGCGGCGCACCCGGACGGTGGCTGGCTGTCACCCGCCGATGCCGCCCGGCTGCTCGGCTGCTACGGCGTGACCCCGGTGGAGTCCGTCGACGCGGACAGCCCTGAGGCCGCTGCCGGGGCGGCCTCCCGCGTCGGGCTGCCCGTGGTGCTCAAGGCCACCGGTCCCGTCCACAAGAGCGAGGTCGGCGGGGTCCGGCTCAACCTCCAGACCCTGGACGAGGTACGGCAGGCATATCACGACATGTTGGCACGGATAGGCGCGGACATGACGGGCGCGATCGTCCAGCACATGTTGTACGGAGGCGTGGAGATCATCGTGGGCGGCCTGAACTACCCGGTGTTCGGGCCGCTGGTCATGGTCGGCATGGGCGGCGTGCTGGCCGATCTGCTGGCCGACCGCGCCTTCCGGGTGCCGCCCGTCGTCGACGCCATCGCCATGATCAACGAGCTGCGCTGCGCCCCGCTGCTGCACGGCTACCGAGGTTCACCACCCGTCGACGTCACCGCCCTGGCCGATCAGGTCGTACGGATCAGCCGGCTGCTCGAAGACCTGCCGCAGGTGGCCGAACTCGACCTCAACCCGGTCATCGTCACGACGGAGGGCACGGCCACGGTGGACGCCCGGATCAGGGTGGCGCCCTGCGAAAAGCCGCCCTCACAGCTGCTGCGGCGGATGCGCTGA
- a CDS encoding universal stress protein translates to MSTWSETEVPVVRAEERVIVVGYDESPGSEQALRWAVDEAQLRQLPVAVCHAWHWPYLRRPVDKEVLAQLRATGAAVVEEGVRHARELAPALDVRPLLGKGVATAVLLQAARNAELAVLGSRGQGGFEELRVGSAAVQVPAHSVRPVVIVGPENVPVREGGARIVVGADGSPAGQSALEFAFEEAGLRGGSVTVVCCWQDAGDLSGQDGLPFVDRGELRVSAEACFRDAVSALICRHPDVPVTTEFVAGRPERAVIDAARDATLLVLGSRGVGSTPTTLVGPVTQAALAAAGCPVAVTPPSC, encoded by the coding sequence ATGTCGACGTGGTCCGAAACAGAGGTTCCTGTGGTCAGGGCGGAAGAGCGGGTCATCGTCGTCGGCTATGACGAATCGCCGGGCAGCGAGCAAGCGCTGCGCTGGGCGGTGGATGAAGCGCAATTGCGTCAGCTTCCTGTGGCGGTGTGCCATGCCTGGCATTGGCCTTATCTTCGGCGTCCCGTCGACAAGGAGGTTCTGGCCCAGTTGAGGGCCACCGGCGCCGCTGTGGTGGAGGAAGGCGTGCGTCACGCGCGAGAACTGGCGCCTGCTCTCGATGTCCGGCCCCTGTTGGGGAAGGGTGTGGCCACGGCGGTGCTCCTGCAGGCGGCGCGCAACGCGGAGCTGGCGGTGCTCGGATCTCGGGGGCAGGGCGGCTTCGAAGAACTGCGGGTGGGATCGGCGGCCGTGCAGGTGCCCGCGCACAGCGTCCGGCCTGTCGTCATCGTCGGTCCTGAAAACGTTCCGGTGAGGGAGGGCGGGGCGCGGATCGTGGTCGGCGCCGACGGATCTCCCGCTGGACAGAGCGCCCTGGAGTTCGCCTTCGAGGAGGCGGGGCTGCGTGGCGGCTCGGTGACGGTGGTGTGCTGCTGGCAGGATGCCGGTGATCTGTCCGGGCAGGACGGTCTGCCCTTCGTGGATCGCGGAGAGTTGCGGGTCAGCGCGGAAGCCTGCTTCCGTGATGCGGTCTCAGCGCTGATCTGCCGGCACCCGGATGTGCCGGTTACGACGGAGTTCGTAGCCGGGCGCCCCGAACGCGCCGTGATCGACGCGGCGCGGGACGCGACTCTGCTGGTGCTGGGCAGTCGTGGTGTCGGCTCGACGCCCACGACGCTGGTGGGGCCGGTCACCCAGGCCGCGCTCGCGGCGGCCGGATGTCCCGTCGCTGTGACACCACCCTCGTGCTGA